From Candidatus Polarisedimenticolia bacterium, the proteins below share one genomic window:
- a CDS encoding GspH/FimT family pseudopilin encodes MCRKRIDPVRRDARGERGFSITEMLTVLALAALMITFVGPAFAESYRAYKVRSATLELTDALRAARQVAVSTRVATSLTIDTAAGSYSWTDSKGRLRTIVLPSPVQFVTANPATITFTTNGTVTTGAATIALKNMVSAQVAHQWTIDLNTVGRITTAKSEVTP; translated from the coding sequence ATGTGCCGAAAGAGAATCGATCCCGTAAGGCGCGACGCAAGAGGGGAGCGCGGTTTCTCGATCACGGAGATGCTGACCGTTCTCGCCCTGGCAGCTTTGATGATCACCTTCGTCGGTCCGGCGTTCGCCGAATCGTACCGGGCTTACAAGGTCCGGTCGGCGACCCTGGAGCTGACCGACGCGCTGCGCGCCGCCCGGCAGGTGGCCGTGTCGACGCGTGTGGCCACCAGCCTGACGATCGACACCGCCGCGGGCAGCTACTCGTGGACCGATTCCAAGGGAAGGCTCCGGACGATCGTTCTGCCTTCTCCCGTCCAATTTGTGACCGCCAACCCCGCGACCATCACCTTCACGACGAACGGGACGGTGACGACGGGGGCGGCCACGATCGCCCTGAAGAACATGGTCAGCGCTCAGGTGGCCCACCAGTGGACGATCGATCTCAACACCGTGGGGCGGATCACCACGGCGAAGAGCGAGGTGACGCCGTGA
- a CDS encoding glycosyltransferase family 4 protein, which translates to MSRLAAPQRRIRVCHVITLLELGGAQQNTLYTVAHLDRRRFEPALAAGRGGLLDDEAKSISDLRTFFVPELIREAEPWSDFRALVRLTAIFRAARPDIVHTHSSKAGILGRWAAHLAGVPAIVHSVHGFGVTPGQSRLKRWVFGRLEAATAPVTTRFLAVSRANLADGVRRGFFPRNRVALLRSGVDLASFRNGISPGDLRARLGIAAAAPIAGMVACLKPQKAPLDYVEVASRVAARIPAAHFLLIGDGELRPGVEEAVRREQLEGRFHLLGWRRDIPSIMRNLSVLVLTSLWEGLPRVIPEAMAAGVPVVATRVDGIPEVVRDGETGYLAEPHDVDTLARRVAELLACSDLRLRMGTEARAAVGEFDIDAMVRSQEALYQELVVHSG; encoded by the coding sequence ATGAGCCGGCTTGCCGCCCCCCAGCGGCGGATCCGCGTCTGCCACGTCATCACGCTCCTGGAGCTGGGCGGCGCCCAGCAGAACACGCTCTACACGGTGGCGCACCTGGATCGCCGCCGCTTCGAGCCGGCGCTGGCGGCGGGCCGCGGCGGGCTCCTCGACGATGAGGCGAAGTCGATTTCCGATCTTCGCACCTTTTTCGTTCCGGAGCTGATTCGCGAGGCGGAGCCGTGGAGCGACTTCCGCGCCTTGGTCCGCCTGACGGCCATCTTTCGCGCCGCGCGGCCCGACATCGTGCACACCCACTCGTCGAAAGCGGGAATCCTCGGCCGCTGGGCGGCTCACCTGGCGGGCGTCCCGGCCATCGTCCACTCGGTGCACGGCTTCGGTGTCACCCCCGGGCAAAGCCGCCTCAAGCGATGGGTCTTCGGCAGGCTCGAGGCCGCGACGGCGCCGGTGACGACCCGGTTTCTGGCGGTTTCGCGCGCCAACCTCGCGGATGGGGTCCGGCGGGGCTTCTTTCCGCGGAACCGGGTGGCCCTGCTGCGCAGCGGCGTGGATCTGGCCTCTTTCCGGAACGGCATCTCGCCCGGGGATCTGCGGGCGCGCCTCGGAATCGCCGCCGCCGCGCCCATCGCCGGAATGGTGGCGTGTCTCAAGCCGCAGAAGGCGCCTCTCGATTACGTGGAAGTGGCGAGCCGGGTGGCGGCGCGGATCCCCGCGGCTCATTTCCTCTTGATCGGGGACGGAGAGCTGAGGCCGGGGGTGGAGGAGGCGGTCCGCCGGGAGCAGCTGGAAGGACGGTTCCACCTCCTGGGATGGCGGCGGGACATCCCCTCGATCATGAGGAATCTGTCGGTCCTGGTGCTGACCTCGCTCTGGGAAGGGTTGCCGCGGGTGATTCCCGAGGCGATGGCGGCCGGCGTTCCGGTGGTGGCCACCCGGGTCGACGGGATTCCGGAAGTGGTCCGAGACGGCGAGACCGGTTACCTGGCGGAGCCCCACGACGTCGACACCCTCGCCCGGCGGGTCGCGGAGCTGCTCGCCTGTTCCGATCTCCGGCTCCGGATGGGGACAGAAGCGCGCGCGGCGGTCGGGGAGTTCGACATCGACGCCATGGTGCGCAGCCAAGAGGCTCTATATCAAGAGCTTGTGGTCCATTCCGGTTGA
- a CDS encoding ATP-binding protein yields MVRLNSYEGKIKTFLGLLVLFLAIAIYVSFHLLVVSRNAIFEEVRQRIGLAAETVESDLKVGESGLPREREAIVGSPFSQSRFARIATAHGLVSLELLDPGGRVLVSSLVGRVRMRDPGWDSLGPAGRRNLETGNTVLSSLRSDAGIAYATMTGYRPLLDAAGRLSGIIKVEDRAENLARVERSVRILSAIQAAGLSLLAVLIFFFARWILAPYRKLMATADQARLAEALDRQSVGDPGTEPDFLVASFQAVLEKLKGQELELHRLKETRGAAREDDFPAESVAESLNSGMMTLDREGRIRLVNPAALQILGMSRADVAGRLASDLFGAEEGLGKLLLEGIRRGQPRSREMVPHARPDGKEIHLGVGLSPVHGSGGEVRGLVCLLSDLTEIRSLRDRVALKENLAQLGELSAGIAHEFRNSLATIQGYARLISRRSEGEERELAASILKEVQGISKVVEDFLQFARPAPLNLSEVDLRGLLEDLAREMSQVQGTRPIRVLVEGDFPAVPGDEPLLKQAFHNLIRNAAQAANGQGVRVSIRGRVEENHLSIELSDNGPGIPPEVLPHIFTPFFTTRPGGSGLGLPLVQRTIVSHDGSVDVASQVGRGTRFQIRLPLPRAAENA; encoded by the coding sequence ATGGTCCGGCTGAATTCCTACGAAGGAAAGATCAAGACCTTCCTGGGGCTGCTGGTCCTGTTCCTGGCGATCGCCATCTACGTGAGCTTTCACCTGCTGGTCGTGAGCCGCAACGCGATCTTCGAAGAGGTACGCCAGAGGATCGGCCTGGCCGCGGAGACGGTGGAATCGGACCTCAAGGTCGGGGAATCGGGCCTCCCCCGGGAGCGCGAAGCGATCGTCGGGTCGCCGTTCAGCCAGAGCCGGTTCGCCCGGATCGCGACGGCCCACGGGCTCGTCTCGCTGGAGCTGCTGGACCCGGGCGGAAGGGTCCTGGTCTCCTCCCTGGTCGGGAGGGTTCGGATGCGCGATCCCGGCTGGGACTCGCTCGGGCCGGCGGGACGGAGGAACCTGGAGACCGGCAATACGGTGCTCTCCTCGCTCCGTTCCGATGCCGGCATCGCCTACGCGACGATGACCGGCTATCGCCCGCTGCTGGACGCGGCCGGGCGGCTTAGCGGGATCATCAAGGTGGAGGATCGGGCCGAGAACCTCGCCAGGGTGGAGCGCAGCGTGCGGATTCTCTCCGCCATCCAGGCCGCCGGATTGAGCCTGCTGGCGGTCCTGATCTTTTTCTTCGCCCGTTGGATTCTCGCGCCTTACCGAAAACTGATGGCCACCGCCGACCAGGCACGGCTGGCGGAAGCGCTCGACCGTCAATCCGTCGGCGACCCCGGGACGGAGCCTGATTTTCTGGTGGCCTCCTTTCAGGCGGTGCTGGAGAAGCTCAAAGGACAGGAGCTCGAGCTGCACCGGCTGAAGGAAACGCGCGGCGCGGCCCGCGAAGACGACTTTCCGGCGGAGAGCGTCGCCGAGAGTCTCAACAGCGGCATGATGACGCTCGACCGCGAGGGACGGATCCGCCTGGTGAATCCGGCGGCGCTGCAGATTCTGGGGATGAGCCGGGCCGACGTGGCGGGGCGCCTGGCGTCGGATCTCTTCGGCGCGGAGGAGGGGCTGGGGAAGCTCCTCCTCGAAGGGATTCGGCGCGGGCAGCCACGCAGCCGGGAGATGGTTCCGCATGCCCGGCCCGACGGAAAAGAAATCCATCTCGGCGTCGGACTGTCCCCGGTTCACGGGAGCGGCGGGGAGGTCCGCGGTCTCGTCTGCCTGCTCTCCGATCTCACCGAAATCCGCAGCCTGAGGGATCGGGTCGCCCTCAAGGAAAACCTCGCCCAGCTCGGCGAACTCTCCGCCGGGATCGCGCATGAGTTCCGCAACTCGCTCGCCACGATCCAGGGGTACGCCCGGCTCATCAGCCGGCGCTCGGAAGGGGAGGAGCGGGAGCTGGCCGCCTCGATCCTGAAAGAGGTCCAGGGAATCTCGAAGGTGGTCGAGGATTTCCTCCAGTTCGCGCGGCCGGCGCCGCTGAATCTCTCGGAGGTGGATCTGAGAGGGCTCTTGGAAGATCTCGCGCGGGAGATGTCGCAGGTCCAGGGGACGCGCCCGATTCGGGTCCTCGTCGAGGGAGATTTCCCGGCCGTGCCGGGGGACGAGCCCCTCCTCAAGCAGGCTTTTCACAATCTGATCCGCAATGCCGCCCAGGCGGCGAACGGCCAGGGAGTCCGCGTGTCGATCCGCGGCAGGGTGGAGGAGAATCACCTTAGCATCGAGCTGTCGGACAACGGCCCGGGAATACCGCCCGAAGTGCTCCCCCACATCTTCACCCCCTTCTTCACGACCCGCCCCGGGGGGAGCGGGCTGGGGCTTCCCCTGGTCCAGAGGACCATCGTCAGCCACGACGGATCGGTCGACGTGGCCAGCCAGGTCGGGCGGGGCACCCGCTTTCAGATTCGCCTTCCCCTCCCGCGGGCTGCGGAGAACGCCTAA
- a CDS encoding prepilin-type N-terminal cleavage/methylation domain-containing protein, giving the protein MLRSDRRKRTGEGGFTLVEMLVASAIFAIAAAVAFILYTAAQNSYKAGQNFTDQQQNTRAAFDRVLSDLRNAGYNYNPDGSKSRNDEQIEAAYDTAVVLRADLDFEDATLSTAPEASIKGAYNVVSTGNDEIVAYVLAKSGWTGGSTMTFNADIDNPTRTTIVYQSANISVGPRDGTAEPVRLGNVALVEDDPPYTLYRVSLNNDMTTYSSGANPTAASFFVKQPVADNIRSMTFKYYDDQGNLVSPNTPSDASDDIGGGDPNIAVRSRIRRIVVDLVGMTPDPDLKYLDPAEASTSSTAHYRKFDLTSDVTPENLGRSGMQDSDTTPPGQVSPAPTLCGGHCQGVLVNYTGRPASELVTSYNVGYGATSAATPYVANTPYPHYDNGVVSFVTHSYVRDAAHFTQGSTWYFKVQAKDSSGNVGLFSGSASSGTITDTTTPAAPASGWATQKGSATHPAHDGDIEVHWDAVATNATGPTGCTDADAPMIRDLAGYRVWRGSVSGFTPGGTPLANEGALSPGNLQFTDNTGISQCQTYYYKVAAADLCGNIGAYSPAIAGSSDTTIPPMSPSGINVGRTSQNTVTITWAPVMVDVQSRTVSVTSYEVVYAAGTVGMPPSSGAFSPVPGSPVQSPTVTLVHNLTTSDKDYLRIQNNTYYYMVRASDACPNFSYFSSPQETTCTFNGTPSLSPPNATHVAGSVPLNLSVSGGGDTYVRARIRIPSITGGSDVYDQTATSYPFVFPSWNASTAPPGTYTLYIEVENSNGCVNFRTQTLIVDSVLACQISPANPNLSPTTGTAGGDKKSDLTWQIINNAAKDLFIDGIDVTWTNTLGFNPALNAFFYPSIISPATKTWSPAATSPASANFSFPQFLDKANDSTSPLEVKLDFTNSLVSSSGNSGETITIRFRFHDSTSTGGSCTFQVIAKDLSVVTQ; this is encoded by the coding sequence ATGCTTCGCAGCGATCGCAGGAAACGAACCGGAGAGGGCGGCTTCACGCTCGTCGAGATGCTCGTCGCTTCGGCAATCTTCGCCATCGCGGCGGCCGTGGCGTTCATTCTCTACACCGCCGCCCAGAACTCCTACAAGGCGGGACAGAACTTCACCGATCAGCAGCAGAACACCCGGGCGGCCTTCGATCGAGTCCTCTCGGACCTCCGGAACGCGGGCTACAACTACAACCCCGACGGCAGCAAGAGCCGCAATGACGAGCAAATCGAAGCGGCGTACGACACGGCCGTGGTCCTGCGCGCCGATCTCGACTTCGAGGACGCGACCCTCAGCACGGCTCCCGAAGCGAGCATCAAGGGCGCCTACAACGTCGTCAGCACGGGGAACGACGAGATCGTGGCGTACGTCCTGGCGAAATCCGGCTGGACCGGCGGATCGACCATGACGTTCAACGCCGACATCGACAATCCGACCCGCACCACGATCGTTTACCAATCCGCGAACATCAGCGTCGGGCCGCGGGACGGGACGGCCGAGCCCGTGAGGCTGGGAAACGTCGCGCTGGTCGAGGACGACCCGCCCTACACGCTGTACCGCGTATCGCTGAACAACGACATGACGACTTACAGCTCCGGCGCCAACCCGACGGCGGCCTCGTTCTTCGTGAAGCAGCCGGTCGCCGACAACATCAGGTCGATGACCTTCAAATACTACGACGACCAAGGCAACCTGGTCAGCCCCAACACGCCGTCCGACGCCTCCGACGACATCGGCGGCGGCGATCCAAACATCGCGGTCCGCTCCCGCATCCGCCGCATCGTCGTCGACCTGGTGGGGATGACGCCCGATCCCGATCTGAAATACCTCGATCCGGCGGAAGCCTCGACGAGCAGCACCGCCCACTACCGCAAGTTCGACCTGACCTCCGACGTGACGCCTGAGAACCTGGGGCGCAGCGGCATGCAGGACTCCGACACGACCCCGCCCGGCCAGGTCTCTCCGGCGCCCACGCTGTGCGGCGGTCATTGCCAGGGCGTGCTGGTGAACTACACGGGCCGCCCCGCCTCGGAGCTGGTGACCAGCTACAACGTGGGTTACGGGGCGACCAGCGCCGCCACCCCGTACGTCGCGAACACTCCGTACCCGCATTACGACAACGGCGTGGTCAGCTTCGTGACGCATTCCTACGTGCGCGACGCAGCGCACTTCACTCAGGGAAGCACCTGGTATTTCAAGGTCCAGGCCAAGGACTCCTCGGGCAACGTGGGTCTGTTCTCCGGGTCAGCCTCCAGCGGAACGATCACCGACACCACGACGCCCGCGGCTCCCGCCTCGGGGTGGGCGACGCAGAAGGGGAGCGCCACGCATCCGGCGCACGACGGGGACATCGAGGTCCATTGGGATGCGGTGGCCACGAACGCCACCGGGCCGACCGGCTGCACCGACGCCGACGCGCCCATGATCCGCGACCTGGCGGGATACCGGGTCTGGAGAGGCAGCGTCAGCGGCTTCACTCCCGGCGGGACTCCTCTCGCCAACGAGGGGGCGCTCTCGCCGGGCAACCTGCAGTTCACCGACAACACTGGAATCTCGCAGTGCCAGACCTACTACTACAAAGTGGCGGCGGCCGATCTGTGCGGCAACATCGGCGCCTACTCGCCGGCGATCGCCGGCTCCTCCGACACCACCATCCCGCCGATGTCCCCGAGCGGGATCAACGTCGGGCGGACGAGCCAGAATACGGTGACCATCACCTGGGCCCCCGTCATGGTGGACGTCCAGAGCAGGACCGTCTCCGTGACCAGCTACGAGGTGGTCTACGCCGCCGGCACCGTCGGGATGCCGCCGAGCTCGGGCGCCTTCTCGCCCGTGCCCGGCAGCCCTGTCCAGTCCCCGACCGTGACGCTGGTCCACAACCTCACGACGTCCGACAAGGACTACCTGCGCATCCAGAACAACACCTATTACTATATGGTGCGGGCGTCGGACGCCTGCCCCAACTTCTCATATTTCTCGTCACCCCAAGAGACGACCTGCACGTTCAACGGAACGCCGTCGCTCTCTCCCCCCAACGCGACCCACGTGGCGGGATCGGTGCCGTTAAACCTCTCGGTGAGCGGCGGAGGCGACACCTACGTGCGCGCCCGGATCCGGATCCCCAGCATCACCGGCGGCTCCGACGTCTACGACCAGACGGCCACTTCGTATCCCTTCGTCTTCCCGAGCTGGAACGCCTCGACGGCTCCTCCGGGGACCTACACCCTCTACATCGAGGTGGAGAACAGCAACGGCTGCGTCAACTTCCGGACCCAGACGCTGATCGTCGACTCGGTTCTGGCCTGCCAGATCTCGCCGGCGAACCCCAACCTCAGCCCGACGACGGGAACGGCGGGCGGCGACAAGAAGAGCGATCTCACTTGGCAGATCATCAACAACGCCGCCAAGGATCTGTTCATCGACGGGATCGACGTGACCTGGACGAACACCCTGGGGTTCAATCCGGCCCTCAACGCTTTCTTCTACCCGTCGATCATCTCTCCGGCCACCAAGACCTGGTCGCCGGCGGCCACGTCGCCCGCTTCGGCCAACTTCTCGTTCCCGCAGTTCTTGGACAAGGCCAACGACAGCACCAGCCCGCTGGAGGTGAAGCTCGATTTCACCAACTCGCTGGTGAGCTCGAGCGGCAACTCCGGCGAGACGATCACCATCCGGTTCCGCTTCCACGACAGCACCAGCACCGGCGGAAGCTGCACCTTCCAGGTCATCGCCAAAGACCTTTCCGTCGTGACCCAGTGA
- a CDS encoding prepilin peptidase: MELWLALAFFLLGSIIGSFLNVVIHRVPRRASIVFPPSACPACGARIRAADNVPMLSFLLLRGRCRSCRTPISQRYPFVELLSGLCSGGLFLLFGLSVPLAVYLPFTWALIALAFIDAEHQILPDRITYPGIILSAAVPLLGGTEGIAWGILEPPAWGSWALGILLGASIPYLVGEAYLLAQFRKPAGERVEGMGMGDVKMLAMVGGFLGWKLLLLTILIGSVLGSVWGLSGVALSRYGMKQALPFGTFLAVGAFLSLTAGPALLRWYAALAGYGG, encoded by the coding sequence ATGGAGCTTTGGCTGGCGCTGGCGTTCTTCCTCCTGGGCTCGATCATCGGGAGCTTCCTCAACGTCGTCATCCACCGGGTCCCCCGGCGCGCGTCGATCGTCTTCCCCCCTTCGGCATGCCCTGCCTGCGGCGCGCGCATCCGGGCGGCGGACAACGTCCCCATGCTTTCGTTTCTTCTGCTGCGAGGGCGATGCCGGTCGTGCCGGACGCCGATCTCGCAGCGCTATCCCTTCGTGGAGCTGCTCTCGGGGCTCTGCTCCGGCGGGCTGTTCCTGCTGTTCGGCCTCTCCGTCCCCCTGGCGGTCTACCTTCCCTTCACCTGGGCCTTGATCGCGCTGGCCTTCATCGACGCCGAGCACCAGATCCTTCCCGATCGGATCACCTACCCGGGAATCATTCTTTCCGCCGCCGTCCCCCTCCTGGGAGGGACCGAGGGAATCGCGTGGGGAATCCTTGAACCTCCGGCCTGGGGAAGCTGGGCGCTGGGAATCTTGCTGGGGGCCTCCATCCCGTATCTGGTCGGCGAGGCTTATCTCCTCGCGCAGTTCCGCAAGCCCGCCGGAGAGCGCGTCGAGGGGATGGGGATGGGCGACGTGAAGATGCTGGCGATGGTCGGCGGCTTCCTGGGGTGGAAGCTGTTGCTGCTGACGATCCTCATCGGCTCGGTGCTGGGCTCGGTCTGGGGACTTTCGGGGGTGGCCCTATCGCGCTACGGGATGAAGCAGGCGCTGCCGTTCGGGACGTTCCTGGCGGTCGGCGCGTTTCTCTCGCTCACCGCCGGTCCGGCGCTGTTGCGATGGTATGCCGCGCTCGCGGGATACGGGGGCTAG
- a CDS encoding ABC transporter ATP-binding protein has product MTPVLEISNISRSYRTNVSFQKYWILRDLSFSVEAGEIFGFIGPNGAGKTTTIKLVMDLIRPDGGSIRIFGRKHDEVQSKSRIGFLPENPYFYDYLTAREFLDFYGRLFGLARPAREARIRELLARVGLANRADRQLRKFSKGMLQRIGLAQALINDPDLVILDEPMSGLDPVGRREVRDLILSLKEAGKTIFFSTHILSDTELICDRVGILSKGDLKAVGKVSELLADRVDFWEVTFSGVSPGTLPGIDAVISRDGDKTLVRARDEEAMKALAAAILREGGSLQGIVPHRERLEDLFLREIKG; this is encoded by the coding sequence ATGACGCCGGTGCTGGAGATCTCCAATATTTCGAGGAGTTACCGGACCAACGTCTCCTTCCAGAAGTACTGGATCCTGCGGGATCTCAGCTTTTCGGTGGAAGCGGGAGAGATTTTCGGCTTCATCGGCCCGAACGGGGCTGGAAAGACCACCACCATCAAGCTCGTCATGGACTTGATTCGCCCGGACGGCGGCTCGATCCGGATCTTCGGCCGCAAGCATGACGAGGTCCAATCGAAGAGCCGGATCGGCTTCCTTCCCGAGAACCCCTATTTCTACGACTACCTGACCGCCCGGGAATTCCTCGACTTCTACGGCCGGCTGTTCGGCCTGGCGCGCCCGGCGCGCGAGGCGCGGATCCGCGAGCTTCTGGCGCGCGTCGGCCTCGCCAACCGCGCCGATCGCCAGCTCAGAAAATTCTCGAAAGGCATGCTCCAGCGGATTGGCCTGGCGCAGGCCTTGATCAACGATCCCGATCTGGTCATCTTGGACGAGCCGATGTCGGGGCTGGATCCGGTCGGAAGGCGGGAGGTCCGCGACCTGATCCTCTCCTTGAAGGAGGCGGGCAAGACGATCTTCTTCTCCACCCACATCCTCTCCGATACCGAGCTCATCTGTGATCGTGTCGGGATTCTCAGCAAAGGGGATCTGAAGGCGGTCGGCAAGGTCTCCGAGCTGCTCGCCGATCGGGTGGATTTCTGGGAAGTCACCTTCTCGGGAGTCTCCCCGGGAACCCTCCCCGGGATTGACGCGGTGATCTCCCGCGACGGGGACAAGACGCTGGTCCGCGCCCGGGACGAGGAGGCGATGAAGGCCCTGGCGGCGGCGATCCTCCGTGAAGGGGGGAGCCTGCAGGGAATCGTCCCTCACCGCGAGCGCCTCGAGGACCTTTTCCTGAGGGAGATCAAGGGGTGA
- a CDS encoding ABC transporter permease, with protein sequence MTRIWAIASNTFREAIRDRVLYLLLVFALVFIAFAQILSLLTVGSEEKIIKDLGLASISLFGVLTSIIIGVSLVSKEIDRRTIYTIVSKPIHRYQFVLGKYFGLALTLLVNTAVMTFWFYLILLLKGFGDARLLLAVYMIFLELLLVTALAIFFSSFSTPMLSTLFAFSLYLVGHLSWSLNLLRDRLAGAAGKWICRGLYLVLPNLEIFNIKGEVVHRMPVPPELPLWATIYLAGYGAAVLIAACWIFQRRDFS encoded by the coding sequence GTGACCCGGATTTGGGCGATCGCATCCAACACGTTCCGCGAGGCGATTCGGGATCGCGTCCTCTACCTCCTCCTCGTCTTCGCCCTGGTCTTCATCGCGTTCGCCCAGATTCTCAGCCTGCTGACCGTGGGCAGCGAGGAGAAAATCATCAAGGACCTCGGCCTCGCGTCGATCTCGCTCTTCGGAGTCCTCACTTCCATCATCATCGGCGTGTCGCTGGTGAGCAAGGAAATCGATCGGCGGACCATCTACACGATCGTCTCCAAGCCGATCCACCGCTACCAGTTCGTCCTGGGGAAGTACTTCGGCCTGGCCCTGACCCTCTTGGTCAACACCGCAGTGATGACCTTCTGGTTCTACCTGATCCTCCTTCTCAAGGGATTCGGCGACGCCCGGCTGCTGCTGGCGGTCTACATGATCTTCCTGGAGCTGCTCCTCGTGACGGCGCTCGCGATTTTCTTCTCGTCGTTCTCGACGCCGATGCTCAGCACTCTGTTCGCGTTCTCGCTCTACCTCGTCGGGCATCTTTCCTGGAGCCTCAACCTGCTGCGCGATCGGCTCGCGGGCGCGGCCGGGAAATGGATCTGCCGGGGGCTGTACCTGGTTCTTCCGAACCTGGAGATCTTCAACATCAAGGGAGAGGTCGTGCACCGGATGCCGGTGCCGCCGGAACTGCCGTTGTGGGCGACGATCTACCTCGCCGGGTACGGAGCCGCGGTGCTGATCGCCGCCTGCTGGATCTTCCAGAGAAGGGACTTCAGCTAA